The proteins below come from a single Triticum aestivum cultivar Chinese Spring chromosome 5D, IWGSC CS RefSeq v2.1, whole genome shotgun sequence genomic window:
- the LOC123124748 gene encoding subtilisin-like protease SBT1.7, which produces MASMISILLRCSLLLLLLVQSTHSSVTQKPKNAIAEEHKQPHPSTSHTYIVLANHLAKPSKFDTLERWYASMAGKNSNRIRYTYGTVMHGFAARLTDGEAQRMATVPGVSSVYKDRVYHTQTTRSPWFMGLHDDFGAWPDAEFGDGVIIGFVDTGIWPERASFNDAGLSPVRSTWRGKCVDVPGFNASLCNNKLVGAKSFVTVELEAGGLLTDPSPRDIAGHGTHVASTAAGSEVPSADLFQFAGGRASGVARMARIAMYRACNRGCFTSDVVAAIDAAVTDGVDLLSMSIAYPVEPFYNDLLSVATFGAERRGVFVVLAGGNKGPTAPTVSNVAPWVTTVGAATTDRVFPATLTLGNGVVLTGQSLYNIPFSQSQGAGMIPLVRTSCGEYDLTPDKVMGKVVVCSQDAGASAGFDVERAGGAGIISVDNTERFWDTVMAQPFPLPGLLLSSAGGKKLADYMSSVAYPVASFNFTCDTVTGENRAPMVAGFSSRGPNPIVPEILKPDVIAPGVNILAAWSGAASPSHSEMDPRRVEYNILSGTSMACPHVAGVAALIKKRHGDWTPAMIRSALMTTAGPLDKDGRDIVDSGSAIGAVVMGATPLAAGAGLVLPRLAMDPGLVYDAGTQDYVDFLCTLNYTVEQMRMFVPELSKCARTIPGGVANLNYPSFVVVFDGRTRVRTLTRTLTLVSARPESYNVTVAAPDGVKVTVTPATLEFRWPKEKRSYSVQFSSEAEAKARPAGTWEFGHIAWENRKHRVRSPVAFKWDN; this is translated from the coding sequence CTACTTCTCCTCCTTGTCCAGTCCACCCACTCCTCCGTCACCCAGAAACCCAAGAACGCCATTGCCGAGGAGCACAAGCAGCCTCATCCTTCGACCTCGCACACCTACATCGTCCTCGCCAACCACCTCGCCAAGCCGTCCAAGTTTGACACCCTCGAGCGTTGGTACGCGTCCATGGCGGGCAAGAACTCCAACCGCATCCGCTACACCTACGGCACAGTGATGCACGGTTTTGCGGCACGTCTCACGGACGGCGAGGCCCAGCGCATGGCGACCGTCCCCGGCGTGTCCAGCGTGTACAAGGACAGGGTGTACCACACCCAGACCACGAGGTCGCCGTGGTTCATGGGCCTCCACGATGACTTTGGCGCGTGGCCCGACGCGGAGTTCGGCGACGGCGTCATCATCGGCTTCGTCGACACCGGCATCTGGCCGGAGCGCGCCAGCTTCAACGACGCCGGGCTCAGCCCCGTCAGGTCCACCTGGAGGGGCAAGTGCGTGGACGTCCCGGGATTCAACGCCAGCTTGTGCAACAACAAGCTCGTCGGCGCCAAGTCCTTCGTCACGGTCGAGCTAGAGGCCGGTGGCCTCCTAACCGATCCGAGCCCGAGGGACATCGCTGGGCACGGAACGCACGTGGCGTCAACGGCTGCAGGCTCCGAGGTCCCCTCGGCCGATCTCTTCCAGTTCGCGGGCGGGAGAGCGAGCGGCGTGGCGCGCATGGCAAGGATCGCCATGTACAGGGCGTGCAACCGAGGATGCTTTACCTCAGACGTTGTCGCGGCGATCGACGCCGCGGTGACCGACGGCGTGGACCTCCTCTCCATGTCCATCGCATACCCCGTGGAGCCCTTCTACAACGACCTCCTCTCCGTCGCCACGTTCGGCGCTGAGCGGAGAGGCGTCTTCGTCGTCCTGGCGGGCGGCAATAAAGGCCCGACAGCGCCAACCGTATCCAACGTGGCCCCGTGGGTGACCACCGTCGGCGCCGCCACCACGGACCGGGTGTTCCCGGCGACGCTCACGCTCGGCAACGGGGTGGTGCTCACCGGGCAGTCCCTGTACAACATCCCGTTCTCCCAGTCCCAGGGCGCGGGCATGATCCCGCTAGTGCGCACCTCCTGCGGAGAGTATGATCTGACGCCCGACAAGGTCATGGGCAAGGTCGTGGTGTGCTCCCAGGATGCAGGAGCTTCGGCTGGCTTTGACGTGGAGAGAGCCGGCGGAGCCGGGATAATTTCCGTCGATAATACGGAACGGTTCTGGGACACGGTAATGGCCCAACCCTTCCCCCTTCCCGGTCTCCTGCTCAGCTCCGCCGGCGGCAAGAAGCTGGCCGATTACATGTCGTCCGTGGCGTACCCGGTGGCGTCCTTCAACTTCACCTGCGACACGGTCACCGGCGAGAACAGGGCGCCGATGGTGGCGGGCTTCTCCTCGCGGGGCCCTAACCCGATTGTCCCCGAGATCCTGAAGCCTGACGTCATCGCGCCGGGAGTGAACATCCTCGCCGCCTGGTCAGGTGCCGCCTCGCCATCTCACTCCGAGATGGACCCCCGGAGAGTGGAGTACAACATCCTCTCCGGGACGTCGATGGCGTGCCCGCACGTGGCCGGCGTGGCGGCCCTGATCAAGAAGCGGCACGGCGACTGGACGCCGGCCATGATCCGTTCGGCGCTGATGACGACCGCCGGCCCGCTCGACAAGGACGGCAGGGACATCGTGGACAGCGGCAGTGCCATCGGCGCCGTCGTCATGGGCGCGACGCCGCTGGCGGCCGGGGCCGGGCTCGTGCTCCCGCGGCTCGCCATGGACCCGGGCCTGGTGTACGACGCCGGCACGCAGGACTACGTCGACTTCCTCTGCACACTCAACTACACGGTGGAGCAGATGCGGATGTTCGTGCCGGAGCTGAGCAAGTGCGCGAGGACGATCCCCGGCGGCGTGGCCAACCTCAACTACCCGTCGTTCGTGGTGGTGTTCGACGGCCGCACCCGCGTCCGCACACTGACGCGGACGTTGACCTTGGTGTCGGCGCGCCCCGAGAGCTACAACGTGACGGTCGCGGCGCCCGACGGGGTGAAGGTGACCGTGACGCCGGCGACGTTGGAGTTCAGGTGGCCGAAGGAGAAGAGGAGCTACAGCGTGCAGTTCAGCAGCGAGGCGGAGGCGAAGGCGAGGCCGGCCGGCACGTGGGAGTTCGGCCACATCGCCTGGGAGAACAGGAAGCACCGGGTCAGGAGCCCCGTCGCCTTCAAATGGGACAACTGA